Part of the Candidatus Poribacteria bacterium genome, TTAGAGTCTTTATGAAAGGATACCTGCTTTTCTGCTTTCTATCATCTTAATTCTTAAAATTGTCCAAACTTTAGTATTATATATAAAGAGTCGTTTTTGGTCAATAAAAAGGCTCAATTGGTTCAGAGGCGTTCGGGAATATGTGTCCGGAGCACCCGCGGGACGTGCCGACTCCTTTTAAGAGATTATCTGAACTGGGGTTCCGCGCGACAAGAGTCGGGGAGACGAGGTGTTTTTGCTTGGTGTTTTTGATAGGGTATTTCTGCGTATTTCTGTGGATTTCCCCAAGGAAACCTCGCCTGCGGTTGAGAGGTAGGGCATCTATATATCTGACGGAACCGGTGATGAATCCTCCTAATACAAACAGGAGGACGCGAATGGATGTTACTCTGATGGGAGATCGCTATTCAATATAAACTCGACGAAGGCTTCTGGATCTTGGCGGCAGTTTTCAAAAAAGGCATCCATATATTGATAGACCATATGTGTGAGCCTCCGCTGTGCTAAAGACCCTTTTTCAGTATTTTCCAGTAAACCTTCCATTACCTTGATTTCGTTCAACAGCCTCTGTTCACAATTCGGATCAAGTTTAAGGAGCCGCGTTACTTTGCCTTGCTTAAGAAATTCTTTACCCATCAGTTTCATATTTGTAGACATAGGAAACTCCTTTGTTAAGTTTGCCAGTATTCTAACATTTTTAAGAAAGGAAGGGTATAGAAAAATGGAGGAATGCGCTTCGATTATGGATGTTTTGACTTGATTTTTTCTTGAAATCTGTTATGATTTTATCCATAGGATTTACAGAGTTGGGATTCATAAGTCCCCCCGATAAGGGGTGGGGAATGCCATCCGGCATTCATACCGTTGATTCTTTAGGGGGTGAAAGATAACATCGTGCTGAATTTGCGTAAGTCCTGACCCATTCAGAAATATAGTAAAATCCAAAAATATGTTTACAGTTCGTCACGGAACAAACACCCCACCGCCGCTGGCGAGGATTGTATCCTCGCCCATCTTTGAGTGTATAAGTAATTACGGGTTTTACTATAGTATTACGAAGAAAAGAGAACGCATGGCAAATTATCAAGAACTGGCAAATCTGGTTTGGAATGTCGCGGACGATGTGCTCCGCGGATTGTTCAAACCGCACGAATACGGCGACATCACACTCCCGTTTCTGGTGCTCCGCCGATTGGACTGCATCTTAGACGAGGACGGACGAAAAGAGAACGCCATCAATACATACAATCAGTTTAAAGACAAAGTACCGGAAGATCAACTCCCACCGATTATTCTGAGAGCGACAGGCACCAGTTTCTACAACACCTCCCAATACGACCTCTCCCGACTGGCAGACGATGCGCACAACATCCGTCTCAATTTTGAGAACTACATCGGAGGATTCAACCAAGACGTGCGCGACATCATCGAAAACTTCAATCTCGATCGGTTCATTGAGCGGTTGGAGAGAAACAACCGATTGTTCATTTTTTGCGATAAGTTCACCGAAATCGACCTACACCCGAATCAGGTAGATAATCACACGATGGGACAGGTCTTTGAGGAACTGCTCCGCCGATTCTCGGAGATGTCCAACGAGACGAGTGGGGAACACTACACGCCGCGGGATGTCGTGCGATTATTGGTTTCGCTGCTGTTTGCGGAACACCGTGAAGACCTAAGCGGGCAGGGGGTGATCCGTAGTATCTTCGATCCGTGTTGCGGGACAGGCGGCATGTTGACGATTGGGAAGGAATACTTCCGCGAACAGATTAATCCCGATGCCGATATTCGGTTGTTGGGTCAGGAGCTGAACGCCCAGACCTACGCCATCTGTAAGTCGGATATGCTCATCACGGGCGAGGATCCCGACAATATTCGACTCGGTTCCAGTCTCTCCGAGGACCAATTTCAAGTGGAACGTTTCGACTATATGATTACGAATCCGCCTTTCGGTGTGAGTTGGAAATCCGACGAAGCAGCGGTGAAAGCGGAAGCGCAAACCGCTACCGGTAGGTTCTCAGCGGGGACACCGCGCACCTCAGATGGGGCGTTGCTGTTCCTGCAACACATGCTCTCGAAGATGGAGGACAACGGAAGTCGGGTGGGAATCGTCTTTAACGGGTCGCCGCTCTTCACGGGGGATGCCGGGAGCGGTGAGAGTGAAATCCGACGATGGATCATCGAAAACGATTGGCTGGAATGTATCATAGCGATGCCTGAAAAGTTGTTCTTCAACACCGGTATCGCCACGTATATCTGGATCCTAACGAACCAAA contains:
- a CDS encoding SAM-dependent DNA methyltransferase: MANYQELANLVWNVADDVLRGLFKPHEYGDITLPFLVLRRLDCILDEDGRKENAINTYNQFKDKVPEDQLPPIILRATGTSFYNTSQYDLSRLADDAHNIRLNFENYIGGFNQDVRDIIENFNLDRFIERLERNNRLFIFCDKFTEIDLHPNQVDNHTMGQVFEELLRRFSEMSNETSGEHYTPRDVVRLLVSLLFAEHREDLSGQGVIRSIFDPCCGTGGMLTIGKEYFREQINPDADIRLLGQELNAQTYAICKSDMLITGEDPDNIRLGSSLSEDQFQVERFDYMITNPPFGVSWKSDEAAVKAEAQTATGRFSAGTPRTSDGALLFLQHMLSKMEDNGSRVGIVFNGSPLFTGDAGSGESEIRRWIIENDWLECIIAMPEKLFFNTGIATYIWILTNQKSEARQGKIQLINAVDFHDEMKRNLGDKNALISDNHIRHIVELYTDFEETEHSKIYPNEFFGYTKVTVERPLIETQEILGEETEVVVRDKEGNPKPDTKLRDAERVPLTEDIDDYYQREVKPHVPDSWIDRKKDKVGYEINFNRYFYQYTPLRSLKEITDELLALERKSEGLLSEVLEL